AGAACTGACAAGAATAACACAAAAAACACAGGCCTGCAAGGATCCACGGTTCAGACTCATTCAACATTTACACCAGAACCTGCCACATACCCCTTCAGACATGCAGCCCCATCAAAAGGCAAGCCAGGCTACCGGTTTATTACTGAGCACGTGGACGAGTCATCAAGGCACTGGGGTGCCCGAGCGACTGCAGAAGATGAAGGGTACAGGGGTTTCAAAGAGATGGAGACAAGATGGGTTAGTGTCAAGAGAGGGGCTAGGAATAACTGACTTTAATCCTTGAGACACAATCACTAGAGATGATGCTCAGCAACAGGGGAGGGAACATGCACAATGCAGATAATTATTTTTTACGTCTTCTTCACACAGTGTTTTCTACtgtttaaatatcatttttctcaTTAGTTAAACACTCAGaattattactgttatttagCCATTCCTTTGTAAATGCAAGGCTTTTGGTCCTTCATTAGTTTGTCTCAAACTGATATTTTCATAACTATAAATGATATTTTGTCTTCTGAACTTAAAGAAACTTTCTACCATTTGTCCAGTTAAATAATCTTTTCTTCAGAATCATAACTATTTTTAGTCATTAAATCTCTTCAGAATTAGCTAATTTCACAGCcccaagataaaaagaaaattttatcatTAATGGGGACTCGAGCGAAACAAATTTAGCTGTTATTCCTTAAAATATAACTACTTGACAAATTATGTTCTATTAATGCAAATCAGTAAGAAATGTAGTATCTAAAATGAGAGATACAGAACATATCAACAAAGCATCTTCTGTGCTTGACATAAAACATCAGGAACAAAAccaactttaaatgtaaatgattagCTTTCCTTATATTGCTCCAGTAGAATCAATCAAAACTTAAACACTTTGAAGCacacaacaaaattaaaacacatacCTTATTAGCTGCTTCCAAGGAATTTATTAGATTCTGCAGCTCTTCTTTACTCATTTCAACAGAATATGGCTTGACTTCACCATTTTCTTTTACATCTAGATGAAGGCTTAAAAGTGGCATTTGTAACGAAGCAATCTTGTCACTAGAAAGTGCAAGctgtttaaaatgagaaaaatagtaattaataagtagttttaaaaaggaatatactAAATATGCATCAGAGCTTACGAAcaacacattaaagaaaaaagagtacTCTTGTTTGCTATGAAGTACAGGGAAATgtgaaaggaataaaagaaattaaactcaTGCCAAACCAGCATATAtctgaacagaaaaagaaaggagagtgaATGAAAGCAAGAACGTAGTTTAGGGACTAGTTGGGATTCTGCAGTAGGAGTAGACAGCCAGAGCAGTGCTATGGCTCAGAAGAACCAAATGGGTCCAAGAAACAGAATTCTTAAAGAAGTGTAATGACACCAAGCGGACAAAAGTCCACGTACAAAGATAAAACGAAAAACACGTGCAGCTCAGAAATTAAGATGCCTAAATAACAAGCAGTTAACTCTCCATTAAACTACTGACAAATGTTATCAAGATACCACCTTCAATCAGAGTTAGTCAACAAACACAGGACACTTTTCCCTCTGACACTCTCTGTCTAAAATCAGCAGCTGAGAGGAAATGGAAGAACCCAATGTTTATGATACTAAAGCTTTTTGAAACAAGCATCATAGCTTCACTGGCAGATGGCAAAGAGAAACTCAGTTCTCCTGGAATTTGAGCCAGGAACCCCGTAACTACTGAATTTTGGAGCACAACCACTTGTAAAAACGGATGGGGCAATGGCAAAGGACTCCTTCTCCGTGGCACACACACTACAGGACCGCACAAACCTCCACCCGTCTCCTCCATCTGCTCTCCAAAACGCAGGGCTCACCGTATCTGAGACTTGGAAGTAGCACATTCAGGGTGCCCACCTCACTGTTaactctctccagcatttccaGTAAGTGGTTTCTGAGCCTATGCTTGAGTACCAGTAATGAGGAGGAGTGTGTTAAGTCAAAAAGAGGTTAGAATAATTTTCGGACTCTCATAGGGGTTAGATTATTACTTCTTAGGTTGAAATTAAACCTATTTCATTGCAAATCATATACTTTATCCTTGTCCTATCCCCCAAAGCCACAAAGCACGTATCTATTCCTTCATCCACATGTCTTAAAACTTCAGTTAATTAAATTCATTATAATTGTAATGTTATTATATGTGGTTTAGATGTCTGCAGTGTAAGTTAACACaaaagatgtaattttaattatctttgatatttttatgaaaatgtatCTCAAGAACACATTTTAGATACATAATATTACCAAAAAATAATGTATTCAAAAAGTGAAACACAAAGTATTCTCCTGAAAAcactcctgtccgactctttgtgaccccagagtctgtagcccaccaggctcctctgttcatggggttctccagcaagaatactagactgggttgccatttccttctccagataacaaatataaatactcataaataaatatattctcaCCTTTAACTGCCAATCAAAATCCTGTAGTTGTGCAGAGGAAATATCAACTATTTCTTCCAACAGAATCTGCTTGATTTCATCTTTCCTGCTTTTTAAGCATTTCATGATAGCTTCTTGATGAGATGAATTCAACTGATTCAACTGTTGAGCtatctatgaaaataaaaataaacggttagaaaataagttaaaaggcctttctgtttaaaatgtaaacaacAGTTACATTCTCCTTTcatataacctttaaaatggtAGTAAATCGGCAAAAAAATAGTACTAGAACTATAaaaagaataagacaaggatgcatAATCAATAAACAAGAAGTTTTAACACGGTtttgcaaaacagaaaggaaaaaggctGGCTGATGAACCAACATAGGATTGAATACATTGGAAACCACTAAAGCTGATTTAcctatattaatatattagacaaaacagactttaaggcGAGAAGACTTACAAGAAATAGAACAAGATAGTAAAGGGGTTGTTCAACAGAAATACACAACAATCATAAATTTGTGTGCACCTAATAACAcgtcttcaaaatatataaagcagcaAAACTTggcagaaaaagcaaaatgggtaAATCAACTTTCATAGAGATGCTAACACACCTCTCAGT
The nucleotide sequence above comes from Cervus elaphus chromosome 17, mCerEla1.1, whole genome shotgun sequence. Encoded proteins:
- the COMMD8 gene encoding COMM domain-containing protein 8, which gives rise to MEPEEGTPLWRLQKLPAERGLQLLHKVIDGICGRTYPLYQDYHSVWDSTEWMHVLEDITTFFKAVVGKNLSDEEIAQQLNQLNSSHQEAIMKCLKSRKDEIKQILLEEIVDISSAQLQDFDWQLKLALSSDKIASLQMPLLSLHLDVKENGEVKPYSVEMSKEELQNLINSLEAANKVVLQLK